The DNA segment GCTCCAGGCGAAGTGCTGTGTTTGTCTGTGCAAGACAGGAACTATAGTTGTTTCTGACAGTCACATTCTAAAGTGCCTATACAGAACTTCTCAATAATtattactggggaaaaaaatctattttcttttctccattatCTACAGGGACAATTTTCTGGTATCCTTCTGCTGTGTAGCTTGAACATCACTGTGTACATCTGCTCCTTGGTGTATGTCAGTGTCCTCTGAGCTGTGCCCCAGATACAGACCCCATCTCTGTCTTTTAGGGCAGAAGCTTCCATTCCAAGAGTTTCACTTGCAGGAGGGTTGGTTGTTAACTCTGTTGTCTTCATACGAGATGCTGGTTTGTTTGTCCATCTCGGCAGTTAAGAGTATTTTTGATAGATTTGTGTAGCTTGTATTTGGTTACATGAGGAGAATAATAGAAGAAGAatttgacagatttttttcatctggtACAATGAAACTAGCAAGTGATCAATATAGCAAAGGGTATTCTTAGTATTTCTGCAAAGCTCAATCTCCATTTACCATGTTTTCATGCTAAACAGTGACTCCAGACAAAAAGTAATCTCTCTACTTTTCAGTCCTGTCTGAGAGTGTGTATTAATCATTATTAATGTTCTTGTGTTAATgcatattacatttttaatgtattaatgAATAACACAATATTAACATTAATGTTCTTATGTTGTATTTTTCTACAGTTAAaggcacactttttttttaaacttcttaatGCTCTCTGCTACTCAAACCACTTCCTACCTCTTACTCTCCCTTCATCGAGCTCTGCTTTAAACTTCTTAATGCTCTTTGCTACTCAAACCACTTCCTACCTCTTACTCTCCCTTCATCAAGCTCTGCACAGCAGAACCCCTCTAAGACACCTCCCTTGTAAGATATTAACTGTCAGTTTGAAATTTTGTTCTGTTAATGGTATCTCTAAATGAAAGGCCATCTATCCATCTGTCCTGTTCAcaggaaaaatcaaaacaaaccagaCGGAAATGCTGGAATGTGAGCTGAAAGGCAGTCAGAGTGATGCCTCCAAGACAACATGTGAAACGTCATTTGtaattgtattgggtttgtgtggcaaggttttggtagttcgggggctacaggggtggcttctgtgagaagctgccagaagcttcccctgtgtccgacagagccaaggccagccagctccaagacagacccgctaccagccaaggctgagcccatcagcaatagtggtagtgcctctgggataacagatttaagaagggaaaaaaagttgtgagacagacagaaatggcagccagagagaagagtgagaacatgtgagagaaacaaccctgcagggagagggaggaggtgctccaggcgccggagcagagattcccctgcagcccatggggaagaccctggtgaggcaggctgtccccctgcagcccagggaggtccacgggggagcagatctccacctgcagcccggggagagaggaccccacggcggagcaggtgggtgcccgaagtaggctgtgaccccgtgggaagcccgcgctggagcaggctcctggcaggacctgtggccctgtggagagaggaccccacgctggagcaggttttctggcaggacttgtgaccccatgggggacccatgctgtagcagtctgttcctgaaggactgcagcctgtggaagggacccatgctggagcagtttgtgaagaactgcagcccatgggaaggactcacgttggagaattTCATtgagaactgtctcccatgggagggaccccatgctggagcaggggaagagtgaggagtcctgcccctgaggaggaaggagcggcagagatgtatgatgaactgactgtaacccccattccccgtccccctgcaccgctggcggggggggtaggtagagaatccgggaaTGAAGCTGTGTCCcggaagaagggaggggtggggggaaggtgttttaagatttggttttatttctcattaccctactctggttgcttggcaataaattaagttaattttccccaagttgagtctgttttgcccatgacagtaattggttgagtgatgtctccctgtccttatctcgacccatgagccctttgttgtattttctctcccctgtccagctgaggaggggggagtgatagagcagctttggtgggcacctggtgtccagccagggttaactCACCACACTAGTTCTTTTATGGAATCTAACCATAAATCCAAATCTATGGACAGGCGATAAATCAGCAGCAGAAGTCTTGCTCAGAAGGTGTTCAGCTATGGTGCCATGAAGTTTCCGTAGGGGCTGGTATTGAAGTTCCTCTGCCTTTAGACTGGGTATCTGTGCATGTCTAGAACTACCCTACCTGAGCAGTTCGTGACGTCTTGCCTGTGCTTGATTCTTATCCAGAAACCgagtgtttctttctttgtcccTTAAGAACATAAGGAGTTAGGCAATTTCAGAGCTTGACTAACATAGTAACTGTTTTCTACAAACTGTAGCTGTCAGTGAAGGCGGGGAGGCAACTGGCCAACATTCCCCACCTCAGAGTGTGACAGGCTGTGATCTGTATGGCACACACTTAGCGTCTTCAAGGAATGCTACTACTGAGCAAAGAACATCCAAGATTAAATGTGCTACAGAGACCGCCAAAAAGGCCTGCAAGTCTACAGTCTTGTGGTTATGGCATCTACCTACAAGAATGCTCCCAGGACTGATTAGAAATTCAATCCTGGAACTGTTTGCCACAAACACAGGCGTGTTTGTAGGAGATGGCACTTCGGTGCTGTCCTTTGGTTTTCACGGATGGGTGGAAAGACAAGAGACAGTGCTTAATGTTAGAAATACTCAAACCTGCTTACTAAGGGAAGATACAGGCGCCTTGCATCTTTGCAAGTCACAGCAGCAGTACGTTTCGAGGCGGTTTTTCCCCCAGATGAAGGCCTGGCGACCACTCTCCTGCGGTGCCCTGCCTGGCCCGCACGGCACCCATTGACATCCAGCCTCGCCCCTGCCTGGCGAACTCGCCCGTCTGCCGTGGCGCTGGTTCCACCGTGTGACTGCGTGCCCCGGCACATTCCCGCCAACATTGGGCCTTGGCGTCGCCTCAGCGGCGCCTGCTGACAGAAGGCGTCCCAGAACCGCGCCTCGCCACCACAGCTCGGCTCGGAACGGGAGACCGCACCTCAGCAGCCGGCTGTCGGCTTAGCGCGATGCCCACCCGCACAGAGACGAGacagcccagcccggcccggcccagtCCGGCCCAGTCCAGTCCAGTCCAGTCCGATCCAGTGCCgtccagccctgccctgccggaAACGGCTGAGCCCCGCCCGGCGTCGCCACGGCCTGACCCGGCTTCCCCGCTCCCATTGGCTGGCTCACCGCTATCCCCTCTCCGTATTGGTCAGCGCCTCTACCCGTCTGCGCTGCGGTTGGCTGCGGCCGACGCCTTTCCCCTCAGTCACTGTTATTCCCTCCTCCTGGGCAGCCCCCGGCCGCGGTGGGGCGATCGGGCGATGCGGTGACGTCGGTGTTCGGGGGCGCTGCCATTGGCGGCGGCGGGGTGACGGGCGATGTGGCGCGTGCTGCGCCCGGCCGTTGCTGCgggccgccgcggggccgccaCCCTTCAGGGGCGTCGCTGCCGCCAGCCGCTCGCGTCCGCCGCCGGCCTCTGCGGGGGGAAGGCCCGGGCCGAGAGGTGCGGGGGACGGAGGGGAAGGGGGCGGCTGGGGGacggggctggggagagggagagcgGGGGGCAGCTGCCGAGGGAGCGGGCTCGGCGGGGaagggggctgcgggggcacgGGAGCTGGCTGGAACATGCCCGCGGCGGGGCAGGGGCCGCCAAGACAGGGTTTGGGGGGTGGCGTGGAAGTGCCGGGGGGCTGCGTGGGCGGGTCGGCGAGTCCTTGAGTTCTTAcgggttgggggggggcggaataCTCGCGCCCGTGGCGTCTGGCATTGTAAATGTCACCCAGCGTCAGTGTGCAGGACCTGCGTAGGCTGTGGGGTTACGAAGGGTGAAAGTTGGAGCCGGGTTTCCTCTCCGGCCAGCCCGTCAAAATGTTACGGCGCGGCTGTCCCGCAGCAGCTGCTGCACGGGCTTTCAGAGAAACGGAAAAGAAACGTTTTGACCACGTAACAGATGTTGCTGTGGGTCTTGTATTGTGGGCAGGAAAtttcagaaatctgaaagaaCGTAAACCCCCAGAAATACAATTGGCACACAATTTACACCGTGTCGGAAAACCTAGCCGTTTGATTGTTTCTCACACTCTGCCCAGAACCTTACAGGTGTTATTATTACTAAATGACTCTTCTTCTCATCGTTTTTTTCAGTAGAACGCCTGCTGCCATCACGATGCCTGAAGTAAACACAGATCACCTGGATGAGCAGCAGGTGCAGCTCTTGGCAGAGATGTGCATCCTTATCGATGAAAATGATAATAAGATTGGAGCGGATACCAAGAAAAACTGTCACTTGAATGAAAACATTGATAAAGGTACAGCTTGCTTACCTTCTAATTGAACCATTAAGctgatgaaatattttcaggaataTAGTCATGATTAAATTAAAGGCGTAATCTTAGGTGAGTGCTGATCAAACCAGAGCAAGTACTTCCCCACGCCCgcctcctcccccacctcccagtatctaatttaaaaatattacaatatGGACAAACATACACTTGGAGGCAGTAGCAAAGGAGAGAAGTGTGTGATTGTGGGTATAAGCTGTATGccttaataaatatttttgaatcaCATTTTGATGATAAAATAGTATTGTTTTCCTATTATAGATACCTGATTCTCTGTATCTATGTACCTGATTCTAAAGAATGCCACTTCTTTGCTGAGTTCTTTTTAAGTAGAAGAGACTTTGATTTTTAAgtagttgtcatggtttaaccctagctggtaactaagcaccacacagctgctcactcactccccccacccccccccagtgggatgggggagagaatcagggggaaaaaaaaggtaaaactcgtgggttgagataagaacagtttaatagaacagaaaggaagaaactagtaatgataataataacaataataaaatgacaataataataaaagaattggaatatacaaaacaagtgatgcccaatgcaattgttcaccacgcgccaaccgatgcccagtttgtccccaagcagcaatctgcccccccgggccaactgcccccagtttatatactggtcATGACATCACATgctatggaatacccctttggccagtttgggtcagctgtcctggctgtgtcccctcccaacttcttctgcccctccagccttcttgctggctgggcatgagaagctgaaaaatccttgactttaaactaaatattacttagcaacaactgaaaacatcagttatcaacattcttctcatagtGAACCCAAAAtgtaacactataccagctactaggaagacaattaactctatcccaggaCAGTAGCTTACACAGAGTTCTACTTCAAATACTGCTAatagaaaaggtttttttgttgtggtgaTTCTAATTGATTGTGGGTTTTATTTGAGGTTGGTCAGATTCATGAGCCTCTCATAGTAGTTTGTGACCTCCTTTTCTATACTTGGGGGAAACATCTTCCTGAAGAGAGGAATAACAAAAGGTGCCCAAAATGGCAATTGTACCGTTATTAAGGGAGCCTATTTTTCATTGTACTTTTGCAATTCCTGAAGCGTCTTGAAATTCCATATAGTTTTTTAGGAATTTTTGAGTCATCTCTTTTTGATAGGAAATTTATAGATGCTGAGCCCTCCTTAGAAGCTTGCGCAAATGTGCATCTTCTGAATGGTGAACTGACCGAGTTTAGTAAAACTCTTCTGTTGCATTGTTGTTCTTAGCACTTTTCTAATTTCATAATGTTTTGCGTAAGCTGACATAGAAACCTGAACAGTAACTCTGAGTTTTTTATCAAATCCTTGGTTTTTAacatacattaattttaaattagattaCTCGAAGATGAGGCTGCTCTAAGCCTTTAAACTGTCTTCATAtggttttttctcctctgttaaATAGCtcttcgattttttttttttttttttttttttttttaggtttacTGCACCGagctttcagtgttttcttatttaatacagaaaataaactgttgctgcagcagaggtcaaatgcaaaaattacatttccaGGTTAGTACTGAAACACATTGTAtttatcaaaatgttttatttaaatcaatatttaaaaaaatacgcCAGTCTAATCTTGCAGCATAAGTCATTCTGAGGTTTTAGAATTTACTGCTTTGGAGAGGAGATACTTCTAAATACTTTTAAGAGTTCAAGATGTACTTATCTTGTGCTCCCATTAGCTTACTTCATCCACTAGCTTATTGTTGTATATGTTCTTGGGAAATTATTGTTCCCTGACATGTTTGATCCTGTTTATGCAAGCGCAGAGTGTGTGTTGTTTACCTTCTCTGCTGCAAGACATATTTAGTGGAGTTGAAGAAATTGCTCTGGTAGCTGTGGAGGATGTTCTCATTCCACTGGTAAAGACACGTAGTTGATGCATAGTGGAGCCCTGCTGCCTGgaagcagttgcattgtgcttCAGCGAGATGGGTGGACCTTTATCTGTGTATGTCTTAACAAACACTTTTTTAACTGTAGAAGTGACACTGTGGCCAAACTATATAGTGCATGATTTTTTTGAAGACTCCTGAACTGTTACTATGAAATTGCAAATGGGATGGCATAACAATAAGAAGtggagtgaaagaaaaataccttaCATGAGAGGTGTTGGTGGAAGCATAAAGCTGTCTGTTTCAGAATTTTGGATTGAAAACAAATTCAAGTGTTTCTAACCCTCTTCAActtgaggaagaaagaagttttttttcttccaagggaatctttagagattttttttttaaattttttcgTTGACTGCTATCTAATAAAAATGCTTCAGTGTTGTTTGTAGGTAATCTGGCTCTATTTTAGATGCTTTTGAGCTAGACTTTTACAGATAAAAGGTTGGCCGATCACAGTTATTCTACATAAAtgagaagtaatttttaatatatgtgaAGCAGAGAATATAGAGGGTCTGTCCTTCAAACACGAGCATAAACTGCTTATTTACTTCTACTTACTGTCAGCTGGTCTTGAAGCTCTGGGAGTATTTTCAATATTCTGTTGCATATAAACTcccaaaagtaattttaattagcACTTGCAGGGTAAACAAGGTCTTTATAAACTGGGTCTCTAAGTAGATGCTATCTTGGGTATGAGAATGCATGTCTTCATGTGTATCAAACACTAACCTGCAAAGTGGTACTTGGTAGATGCAAATCCTGGTGCAaaatatgtaaagaaaaataagaggtGAAAATATCCTCCTTCCTCTCTGACCCTcctctgcaaaaaaagaaacaaagctgtaATGTGTTGAATAACCATCCTATGTCTccgggggttttttggtgggttttttggtattttttcctaatactttATGTGTGTCAAAAGTGTACTGATACAAACTTCTTGCAGATTGTTTTACCAACACTTGTTGCAGTCATCCTCTAAGCTATCCACtagaactggaagaaaataatgccATTGGTGTTCGGAGAGCAGCACAGAGACGACTGAAAGCAGAGTTAGGAATTCCCATGGAGCAGgtaaaggaggaagggagaaagaggaattCTTGCCAATGTTTGCCATTTTACAGACTCACTGCATCAGGGTCAGCCTGAAACCTAAAAGTGAGTTTAACTTTGGAGATGTTGAGAACTGGGTGAATTTGAGACTTCTTCATCTATATTTCAGAGTCTCAAAGGCTTGTCTCAGTAAATGGTATTTTAGAATATTGCACTGCTCAAACTAAATGTGAGCCAAAGAGTAAATCGCACGGTAATGAAGGATTGTGTTGCTTCAGGTCTGACTATGGGTGCCTACGTGTTTTCCggctgggcaggctggggacaggcaATGTGCCGTCCTTCCTCCAGGCCGATGGCAGAGTGCTGTGTGCGTTCTGTACGACTGGTGCTCCTGGAGGGCATCGCTgtgagctgctgccagcatccGTGTACAAGTCCCTCTGCAATCCTGAGTTTCCTATGGGAAGTAGGGTGGTCTGGGCACTCGTTTCTTCCAGAGCAATCACACAGCCCATTTCTGGCTACCTGCCTTTCTGGTGGCAGTGAGGGAGTGCACAGAGAGCAGGGTGAAGCTGGCTGAACTATACTCGTGGTCGATACCCCTTTCCACATTTTGTAACTAACTGCATTTGTGTCGTGGGACATGGGAGAAGCAGTGTGCTACTGGGAAGCATGATGGTTAGGTTGTCCCCAGAATTAATTACCTCATCTGCAGCTTGCACAGATCCTGGTAGATCAGGGTTATGTGTGGTCTGTCAGTATGCAGTTCTGACCTTGGCTTTAAGTAGTTGTCAAGTGTTTTCCTTGGGAGGTAAGGGGCAGGTGCAAGCGTGTTCATCAGTGCTTCAGTAAGTGCATGTTAAGGTCTGgtaaactttatttaaaacttaatgTACAGAAGAAATCTGCTCAAAATATTACAGGGTGAGTCTGACTAGAGAAATGCTGTACAATTCATGTCATCGAAGTgcaataaaattgttttttcatAGTAATTCTTCATGAAGAAGTACATTGCAGTTGTACacatgggggaaaaataatgtttaaggAAGAGCGTAATACCTGTAATTCTTCTGTAATACCTGGTAGTGCAATTGTTCTGGTTTGGCACCAGTTCTGACAAGTGTTTTGGTTGTAGGTAACTCCCGAAGAAATCTCCTATCTGACACGAATTCACTACAAGGCCAAGTCTGATGGGATCTGGGGTGAACATGAGATAGACTATATCTTATTTGTACAGAAGGACGTAACGCTGAATCCCGATCCTAATGAGATCCAAAGCTACTGCTATGTGACacagaaagaactgaaacagCTCTTGGACAAAGCCTCCAAGAACGAAGTTAAGATTACTCCGTGGTTTAAACTAATTGCAGAGacctttctttttaagtggTGGGATAACTTGCCTAACTTGAACAAATTTGTTGATCATGAAAAAATACACCGAATGTAAATAGCTGGGGTGAAAGATGCTGAAGGCTAGCAGTGATGTGCTGTCTCATTAATACTATGGTAACTTGTGACTTTTGAGTGCAGAAAAGCGATCCACCCGGAGCATGTTTAACAAAAACTTTATATAGAGATGGTTAGAgccaatgttttttcttctgtcttcacctgctcttccccccagccctgttcCTCTTGGGTGAGTTAAGCTCGGATCTCACGTGAAATGGGTAATGGTAATGTAAGAAACCCCCTGGGTTCATCTTTCTCCATTACCTGGCATGATACGAAGGATCCTCAGCCTGTGCGTGCCCAGTTTGCTCTTCCCTCCTTGCATAACTACACACGCTGGCACAGAAGTTTGGGCACCTCCTGTCCAGCTCATTTGGTAGAGCTGGTACATTCCCAACTGTACAGGACTACACCTTCTAAAATAGTGACTAGAATTTGACTTCTGCACTGACGTTGAGAAGACTAGTTGCCTgaagaaaagaacaattaaATCAAAGTAATCAGGattattttaattgcagaaaGCAAATCTCTTCAGCTACTGTACTCTATAATTAACCAAGCTCATAAAAGCTTAAGTAATTGGATCGTCTGCGTGGACTGAGTTTCACTTTGAAGTGCTGCAATATGTGTCATAGCTTTAGATAATAAACATTGGGGGGgacatctcaaaaaaaaaaaaaaaggaaataaagaaagaaaggttAATTATACCAAATGTAAATGGTACCTGCCTAATAAAGGAAGTAGCCTGTCTTTGGAGAAGGGATATGCATTCACTGACTCTTCTCTACCTTCCAGAGAACAAAGGCATCTtgataaaagcttttttcctgcaaCACCTACTGTAATAGTCATTACTGGACAACTCAAACCCCTTGAACTCCAAAATTCAAGATTGACAATTTATGCACTTACACCAAGTCTTAATTTCAGTTAATCAGAAGTTGTACCAGAGTGCAGGAGCTAATCCTTTTTGATCTTGCAGTTCAATTGCTACTAACAGGAGTAAAATGGAAGGCACTTTTTAATAAGACAAAAACATCAAGGCTATCTCAATTTGAATTAAagattttggggtttgtttggggt comes from the Haliaeetus albicilla chromosome 2, bHalAlb1.1, whole genome shotgun sequence genome and includes:
- the IDI1 gene encoding isopentenyl-diphosphate Delta-isomerase 1 isoform X2; amino-acid sequence: MWRVLRPAVAAGRRGAATLQGRRCRQPLASAAGLCGGKARAERTPAAITMPEVNTDHLDEQQVQLLAEMCILIDENDNKIGADTKKNCHLNENIDKGLLHRAFSVFLFNTENKLLLQQRSNAKITFPDCFTNTCCSHPLSYPLELEENNAIGVRRAAQRRLKAELGIPMEQVTPEEISYLTRIHYKAKSDGIWGEHEIDYILFVQKDVTLNPDPNEIQSYCYVTQKELKQLLDKASKNEVKITPWFKLIAETFLFKWWDNLPNLNKFVDHEKIHRM
- the IDI1 gene encoding isopentenyl-diphosphate Delta-isomerase 1 isoform X1, encoding MWRVLRPAVAAGRRGAATLQGRRCRQPLASAAGLCGGKARAESRTPAAITMPEVNTDHLDEQQVQLLAEMCILIDENDNKIGADTKKNCHLNENIDKGLLHRAFSVFLFNTENKLLLQQRSNAKITFPDCFTNTCCSHPLSYPLELEENNAIGVRRAAQRRLKAELGIPMEQVTPEEISYLTRIHYKAKSDGIWGEHEIDYILFVQKDVTLNPDPNEIQSYCYVTQKELKQLLDKASKNEVKITPWFKLIAETFLFKWWDNLPNLNKFVDHEKIHRM